One Streptomyces sp. NBC_00102 DNA segment encodes these proteins:
- a CDS encoding nuclear transport factor 2 family protein: MHADVWMNTAPDTVVDLVTAAGTDHVRLVYDYLDAGDLDACGSLLHDRVELELPGVPTARGRTAVLHAHRDHNGSHTRHEIDRVVARDRSIVAAGRRVTSGKEDLSLRFVDFFRIAGDGMVESCTPYYHAEPGGPGGKSWRTAGFPPPSC, from the coding sequence ATGCACGCCGACGTCTGGATGAACACAGCCCCCGACACGGTGGTCGACCTGGTCACCGCCGCCGGAACCGACCACGTCCGCCTCGTGTACGACTACCTCGACGCCGGCGACCTCGACGCGTGCGGATCCCTGCTGCACGACCGCGTCGAGCTGGAACTGCCCGGCGTCCCCACCGCCCGAGGGCGGACCGCGGTCCTGCACGCCCACCGCGACCACAACGGGTCCCACACCCGCCACGAGATCGACCGCGTCGTGGCCCGGGACCGGAGCATCGTCGCCGCGGGCCGCCGCGTCACCTCCGGCAAGGAGGACCTCAGCCTGCGCTTCGTGGACTTCTTCCGTATCGCCGGGGACGGCATGGTCGAGTCCTGCACGCCCTATTACCACGCGGAACCGGGCGGGCCCGGAGGCAAATCGTGGCGCACGGCCGGGTTCCCGCCGCCGTCCTGTTGA
- a CDS encoding cytochrome P450: MTLIAPHPTVRVNPFDPPPELAKYRQDEPVRRMRYPDGHIGWLVTSHALARKVLADTRFSARSEFKRAPVNRPGADPFYGAPALPGWLVDMDAPEHTRLRQQLAGKFTARRMREMRPRIEAIVDHVLAAMADQGGPVDLVASFALPVPSLVICELLGVPYEDRAEFQRNSEVLFSLTAAADEASEAMDRLYDFLRRLSREGGLGDGLLNLLAADGTLDAEEIAGVGVLLLTAGHESTSSSLALSTLALLAHPEQLAVFRDDPSITDNAVEELLRHLSVFHFGVPRTPTEDLEFEGHLMKAGESVTVSIPSANRDAGWFTDPDRLDFTRKTSGHMAFGYGIHQCLGQNLVRMEMRTALPALFRRFPGLALAVPPEEIPFASDMSVYGVHRLPVTW, encoded by the coding sequence ATGACCCTGATCGCTCCGCACCCGACCGTGCGTGTGAATCCCTTCGACCCGCCGCCGGAGCTGGCCAAGTACCGTCAGGACGAGCCCGTCCGGCGGATGCGCTACCCCGACGGCCACATCGGCTGGCTGGTGACCAGCCACGCGCTGGCCCGCAAGGTGCTCGCCGACACGCGCTTCAGCGCCCGCTCGGAGTTCAAGCGGGCCCCCGTGAACCGGCCCGGTGCCGACCCCTTCTACGGTGCTCCGGCCCTGCCGGGCTGGCTCGTCGACATGGACGCGCCCGAGCACACCCGGTTGCGTCAGCAGCTGGCGGGCAAGTTCACCGCCCGCCGTATGCGGGAGATGCGCCCCCGGATCGAGGCCATCGTCGACCACGTGCTGGCCGCGATGGCCGACCAGGGCGGCCCCGTCGACCTGGTGGCCTCCTTCGCCCTGCCGGTACCGTCGCTGGTCATCTGCGAACTTCTCGGCGTGCCCTACGAGGACCGCGCCGAGTTCCAGCGCAACAGCGAGGTCCTGTTCAGCCTCACAGCGGCAGCCGACGAGGCCTCCGAGGCCATGGACCGGCTCTATGACTTCCTGCGCCGCCTCTCTCGCGAGGGCGGCCTGGGCGACGGCCTGCTGAACCTGCTCGCGGCCGACGGAACCCTCGACGCCGAGGAGATCGCCGGCGTCGGGGTCCTGCTGCTCACCGCCGGACACGAGTCGACGTCCAGCTCGCTCGCCCTGAGCACGCTGGCCCTGCTTGCCCACCCCGAGCAGCTCGCGGTCTTCCGGGACGATCCGTCGATCACGGACAACGCGGTCGAGGAGCTCCTGCGCCACCTCTCCGTCTTCCACTTCGGCGTGCCCCGCACGCCGACTGAGGACCTGGAGTTCGAGGGCCACCTGATGAAGGCCGGCGAGTCGGTGACCGTGTCCATCCCGTCGGCCAACCGGGACGCCGGCTGGTTCACCGACCCCGACCGTCTCGACTTCACCCGGAAGACCTCCGGACACATGGCATTCGGCTACGGCATCCACCAGTGTCTCGGCCAGAACCTCGTCCGCATGGAGATGCGGACGGCCTTGCCCGCGCTCTTCCGTCGCTTCCCCGGGCTCGCTCTCGCCGTGCCGCCCGAGGAGATCCCCTTCGCCTCCGACATGAGCGTCTACGGCGTGCACCGTCTGCCCGTCACCTGGTAG
- a CDS encoding TauD/TfdA family dioxygenase yields MTTALPAPVAATVGLTLTDTERHEVEALARLLSGTAPGLVDESRWREAARALACRLPLRIREEIRHYRHDPGPDGLLVLRNLPMDEAWLPETPAVAGSVERQATLPASVVALISHELGEVTAYQAEKSGALVQNVVPIPGMEGSQSNAGSTLLELHVENAFHPHRPDFVGLFCLREHHDGDAGTFVASIRRAVALLPEAVRRALEAPRFVTQPPPSFQSGEAPCHPVLGGDRQDPNVQVDFHATAALDPEAADALESLRTAFLEVAALLMLRPGELAFVDNRVAVHGRTSFRPRYDGRDRWLHRTFVHLDNRRSAGYRPGGGAILL; encoded by the coding sequence ATGACCACCGCCCTGCCCGCACCTGTCGCTGCCACCGTGGGCCTGACCCTGACCGATACCGAGCGCCACGAGGTCGAGGCGCTGGCTCGTCTGCTCTCCGGGACCGCGCCCGGTCTCGTGGACGAAAGCCGGTGGCGGGAAGCCGCCCGCGCACTGGCCTGCCGACTTCCCCTCCGGATACGCGAGGAGATCCGCCACTACCGACACGACCCGGGCCCGGACGGCCTGCTCGTCCTGCGCAACCTGCCCATGGACGAGGCATGGCTTCCGGAGACTCCGGCGGTGGCGGGATCCGTCGAACGGCAGGCCACGCTGCCGGCTTCCGTGGTAGCCCTGATCAGCCATGAGCTGGGCGAGGTGACGGCCTACCAGGCGGAGAAGTCCGGTGCCCTCGTGCAGAACGTGGTACCGATTCCCGGCATGGAGGGGTCGCAGAGCAACGCGGGTTCCACCCTGCTCGAACTCCACGTGGAGAACGCGTTCCACCCGCACCGACCGGACTTCGTAGGACTGTTCTGCCTGCGCGAGCATCACGACGGCGACGCCGGCACCTTCGTCGCCTCGATCCGCCGGGCCGTGGCCCTGCTCCCCGAAGCGGTGCGCCGCGCCCTTGAGGCACCCCGCTTCGTGACGCAGCCGCCGCCCTCCTTCCAGTCGGGCGAGGCCCCCTGCCACCCCGTCCTGGGTGGCGACCGGCAGGACCCGAACGTCCAGGTGGACTTCCACGCGACGGCGGCACTGGACCCGGAGGCGGCGGACGCCCTGGAGTCGCTGCGCACGGCGTTCCTGGAGGTCGCGGCCCTGCTGATGCTACGGCCCGGCGAACTGGCCTTCGTGGACAACCGGGTGGCTGTGCACGGCCGTACGTCGTTCCGGCCGCGCTACGACGGCCGGGACCGCTGGCTGCACCGCACCTTCGTCCATCTGGACAACCGGCGGAGCGCCGGGTACCGACCGGGCGGCGGCGCGATCCTGCTCTGA
- a CDS encoding class I SAM-dependent RNA methyltransferase, with protein sequence MSNESTLSLVGEEYEVEVGPVAHGGHCIARTEGGRVLFVRHTLPGEKIIARVTDGDTDSRFLRADAVTVIEASKDRVPAPCPYAGPGMCGGCDWQHAKPGAQRRLKGEVIAEQLQRLAGLTPEEAGWDGTVMPAEGDKLPAGEVPAWRTRVQYAIDDEGNAGLRKHRSHDVQPIDHCMIAAPGVTELGIEKRSWPTLAGVEAISATGSHDRQVVLTPKPGGRLPLVELDKPVSVLRVEEHDGGIHRVHGRAFVREVADDRTYRVGSGGFWQVHPQAANTLVRAVMQGLLPRKNDTALDLYCGVGLFAGAIGQRIGEKGAVLGIESGKRAVEDARHNLKDLDRVRIEHGKVDQILPRTGITECDLIVLDPPRAGAGKQVVKHLSGLGARKIAYVACDPAALARDIAYFREGGYKVRTLRAFDLFPMTHHVECVAILEPVKKDD encoded by the coding sequence ATGTCGAACGAATCCACGTTGTCGCTGGTCGGGGAGGAGTACGAGGTCGAGGTCGGCCCCGTCGCGCACGGAGGCCACTGCATCGCCCGGACCGAAGGGGGCCGGGTGCTCTTCGTACGCCACACCCTCCCCGGCGAGAAGATCATCGCCCGCGTCACGGACGGCGACACCGACTCCCGCTTCCTGCGCGCCGACGCCGTCACCGTCATCGAGGCCTCCAAGGACCGTGTGCCGGCCCCGTGCCCGTACGCCGGTCCCGGCATGTGCGGCGGCTGCGACTGGCAGCACGCCAAGCCGGGCGCCCAGCGCCGGCTCAAGGGCGAGGTCATCGCCGAGCAGCTCCAGCGCCTCGCGGGCCTCACCCCGGAGGAGGCCGGCTGGGACGGCACGGTCATGCCCGCCGAGGGCGACAAGCTCCCCGCCGGCGAGGTGCCCGCCTGGCGCACCCGTGTCCAGTACGCCATCGACGATGAGGGCAACGCGGGTCTGCGCAAGCACCGCTCCCACGACGTCCAGCCGATCGACCACTGCATGATCGCCGCCCCCGGCGTCACCGAGCTGGGCATCGAGAAGCGCAGCTGGCCCACGCTGGCCGGTGTCGAGGCGATCTCCGCCACCGGCTCCCACGACCGCCAGGTCGTCCTCACCCCGAAGCCCGGCGGCCGGCTCCCCCTGGTCGAGCTCGACAAGCCCGTCTCGGTCCTGCGCGTCGAGGAGCACGACGGCGGCATCCACCGCGTCCACGGCCGCGCCTTCGTCCGCGAGGTCGCCGACGACCGCACCTACCGCGTCGGCTCCGGCGGCTTCTGGCAGGTCCACCCGCAGGCCGCCAACACCCTGGTCCGCGCCGTCATGCAGGGACTGCTGCCCCGCAAGAACGACACCGCCCTCGACCTCTACTGCGGCGTCGGCCTCTTCGCCGGCGCCATCGGCCAGCGCATCGGCGAGAAGGGCGCGGTCCTCGGCATCGAGTCCGGCAAGCGCGCCGTCGAGGACGCCCGCCACAACCTCAAGGACCTCGACCGGGTCCGCATCGAGCACGGCAAGGTCGACCAGATCCTGCCCCGCACCGGCATCACCGAGTGCGACCTCATCGTCCTCGACCCGCCCCGCGCCGGCGCCGGCAAGCAGGTCGTCAAGCATCTCTCGGGCCTGGGCGCCCGCAAGATCGCCTACGTCGCCTGCGACCCGGCGGCGCTGGCACGGGACATCGCGTACTTCCGCGAGGGCGGCTACAAGGTGCGCACGCTGCGGGCGTTCGACCTGTTCCCGATGACGCACCACGTGGAGTGCGTGGCGATCCTGGAGCCGGTGAAGAAGGACGACTGA
- a CDS encoding PLP-dependent aminotransferase family protein, giving the protein MVQLHTDRLHGSVTAPVLGSISFLNEVMSRHPGAISFAPGAPHPDTLPDVDVQRFTDRFLDHAVVRGASPDRARRLLFEYGPARGLINDIVAEALRQDYGIDAPPESYVITVGAQEAMLLVLRALFRSSGDVLAVANPCFVGITGAARLLDVDVLGVDETAHGLDLDGLARSCQEARAAGRAVRALYVAPDYSNPGGSRMTLDCRHRLLALAAREDLLLLEDNAYGFTAAADDELPSLKAIDTEGRVIHIGTFAKTAFPGARVGFVIADQRVDGGDARILADVLASIKSMVTVNTSPLSQAVIGGMLLEHGGSLDRLSRTKSELYRRNLHLLLDALDRDLGSPPPGVHWNRPDGGFFVRVHLPVPADTDLLEVSAAEYGVLWTPMRQFFLDGAGDTQIRLSCSYLDPDGIDEGVRRLAAFLTKETRQ; this is encoded by the coding sequence ATGGTCCAGCTCCACACCGACCGGCTGCACGGGTCCGTGACGGCCCCTGTTCTCGGCTCCATCAGTTTCCTCAACGAGGTGATGAGCCGTCACCCAGGGGCGATTTCCTTCGCCCCCGGTGCCCCACACCCGGACACCCTGCCCGACGTGGACGTCCAGCGCTTCACCGACCGGTTCCTCGACCACGCCGTGGTCCGGGGCGCGAGTCCCGATCGGGCGCGCCGCCTGCTGTTCGAGTACGGCCCCGCCCGCGGCCTGATCAACGACATCGTGGCCGAGGCGCTTCGCCAGGACTACGGCATCGACGCCCCGCCGGAGTCGTACGTGATCACGGTGGGGGCCCAGGAGGCGATGCTGCTGGTTCTGCGTGCCCTGTTCCGCTCGTCGGGCGACGTGCTCGCGGTGGCCAACCCGTGCTTCGTCGGCATCACCGGCGCAGCCCGGCTGCTCGACGTCGACGTCCTGGGTGTCGACGAGACGGCGCACGGCCTCGACCTCGACGGCCTCGCGCGGTCGTGCCAGGAGGCCCGCGCGGCCGGGCGTGCCGTGCGCGCCCTGTACGTGGCACCCGACTACTCGAATCCCGGCGGCAGCCGGATGACCCTCGACTGCCGCCACCGACTGCTCGCCCTCGCCGCCCGCGAGGACCTGCTCCTCCTGGAGGACAACGCCTACGGGTTCACCGCGGCTGCCGACGACGAACTGCCCTCGCTGAAAGCGATCGACACCGAGGGTCGGGTGATCCACATCGGGACGTTCGCCAAGACGGCCTTCCCCGGTGCCCGGGTCGGCTTCGTCATCGCCGACCAGCGCGTGGACGGCGGCGATGCGCGGATTCTCGCCGACGTCCTGGCGTCGATCAAGTCGATGGTCACGGTGAACACCTCCCCGCTCTCCCAGGCGGTGATCGGAGGGATGCTTCTCGAACACGGAGGTTCGCTCGACAGGCTCAGCCGCACCAAGTCCGAGCTCTACCGGCGCAACCTCCACCTCCTGCTCGACGCACTCGACCGGGATCTGGGTTCGCCTCCTCCGGGAGTCCACTGGAACCGGCCCGACGGCGGTTTCTTCGTGCGTGTCCACCTGCCCGTCCCCGCCGACACCGACCTGTTGGAGGTGTCCGCCGCCGAGTACGGCGTGCTGTGGACCCCCATGAGGCAGTTCTTCCTCGACGGCGCCGGCGACACCCAGATCCGGCTCTCGTGCAGCTACCTCGATCCCGACGGGATCGACGAGGGCGTGCGCAGGCTCGCCGCGTTCCTGACCAAGGAGACGAGACAATGA
- a CDS encoding MFS transporter codes for MDIGKNPGTTAAVLYADGPAEPGNGPPWPVARGLIPERGPRRTLAVAFFVNMIGAGLYMTGAALFFTRSVGLSVAQVGLGMGAASMIGLFAGIPVGRLADMRGARETYLVTLAAQAAGMTGLLFVHSFWLFTVTLCAIQLANSASAAARGPLVRGFAGRHSTAYRSYLRAAGNLAGSFGALAAGVVVQLDTRAAYASLVLGNALTFLACAAVISRLPRLAPVQAPAVAGRWSALKDRPFMAVILLDGIMAIQGQVLVFALPLWIVGHSDAPRWLVGVSAVLNTLMVVALQVRAARDVDSSTTAARAVRRSGPAFLVGMTAIAVTGGLPAIPAAVLILVGVAMHTIGELWHEAGSLELSFALAPEHAQGQYSGLSGMGHSLANSLAPSLLGLFCVTWGAPGWIAAGGVFVAVGLVMPYAVRWAERTREGDTR; via the coding sequence ATGGACATCGGCAAGAATCCCGGCACGACCGCGGCCGTCCTGTACGCCGACGGACCCGCGGAACCTGGGAACGGACCGCCCTGGCCGGTGGCGCGCGGGCTCATCCCCGAACGGGGCCCAAGACGCACCCTTGCTGTCGCGTTCTTCGTCAACATGATCGGCGCGGGCCTCTACATGACGGGAGCCGCCCTCTTCTTCACACGCTCGGTCGGGCTGTCCGTGGCCCAGGTGGGCCTCGGCATGGGGGCAGCTTCCATGATCGGACTGTTCGCCGGCATACCGGTCGGGCGTCTCGCCGACATGCGCGGAGCACGGGAGACGTACCTCGTCACCCTGGCCGCGCAGGCCGCAGGAATGACGGGACTGTTGTTCGTCCACAGTTTCTGGCTGTTCACGGTGACGCTCTGCGCGATCCAGCTCGCCAACTCAGCCAGTGCCGCGGCGCGCGGTCCTCTCGTCCGAGGCTTCGCCGGGCGGCATTCCACCGCGTATCGCTCGTATCTGCGTGCGGCCGGCAACCTGGCGGGAAGCTTCGGTGCCCTGGCAGCCGGTGTCGTGGTGCAGCTCGACACCCGCGCCGCCTACGCGTCCCTGGTCCTCGGCAACGCCCTCACCTTCTTGGCCTGCGCGGCCGTGATCAGCCGACTTCCGCGCCTCGCCCCCGTGCAGGCGCCCGCGGTGGCCGGTCGTTGGTCAGCGCTGAAGGACCGACCGTTCATGGCGGTGATCCTGCTCGACGGGATCATGGCGATCCAGGGCCAGGTGCTGGTCTTCGCTCTACCGCTGTGGATTGTCGGACACAGCGACGCGCCCCGCTGGCTCGTGGGTGTGAGCGCGGTACTCAACACTCTGATGGTGGTGGCCCTCCAGGTCAGGGCCGCTCGGGACGTCGACTCCAGCACCACGGCTGCCCGGGCCGTACGTCGCTCCGGGCCTGCCTTTCTCGTGGGCATGACTGCCATAGCCGTCACGGGCGGCCTGCCCGCGATACCAGCTGCCGTACTGATCCTCGTCGGTGTTGCCATGCACACGATCGGTGAACTCTGGCACGAGGCGGGCTCGCTGGAACTGAGCTTCGCGCTGGCCCCCGAGCACGCACAGGGGCAGTACTCCGGACTCTCCGGCATGGGCCACTCCCTGGCGAACTCCCTGGCCCCTTCCCTGCTCGGCCTTTTCTGCGTCACCTGGGGAGCTCCCGGCTGGATCGCCGCGGGCGGCGTCTTCGTTGCAGTAGGACTCGTGATGCCGTACGCCGTACGGTGGGCCGAGCGGACCCGAGAGGGAGATACCCGATGA
- a CDS encoding glycine amidinotransferase — protein sequence MRLNSHDEWTSLKEVIVGSATNYAARVRDLSFDMFISDNLTGARGYYPSIRTSRDGGSTESPERIAFRQRLADELVEDVEGMAATLASLGVKVLRPLEPESVDRGVTTPAWSAPVTPPLNVRDNTLIVGDEIIETPPMLRARYFETKFLAPVFQDYFLQGARWTTMPRPMLTDNSFDPGNIAHAAPNIEVPLEPRPSPYDVGLEMLIDGANALRFGRDLIVNVSNANHALAVDWLERHLKGRVRVHRMERLTQSHIDSVIVALRPGLLLLRSEGVRDYLPEALRKWDTIIAPTPALEDYPQYENGDPIPPSPYIDLNLLSVDEQTVMVNDACKTLIRTLEAHKFDVVPVRHRHRRLFGGGFHCFTLDTVRAGGAEDYLG from the coding sequence ATGCGCCTGAACAGCCACGACGAATGGACCTCACTCAAAGAGGTCATCGTCGGCTCCGCCACCAACTACGCCGCCCGCGTCCGTGATCTGTCCTTCGACATGTTCATCAGCGACAATCTCACCGGCGCCCGCGGCTACTACCCGTCCATCCGCACCTCCCGGGACGGCGGGAGCACCGAATCCCCGGAGCGGATCGCCTTCCGCCAGCGCCTCGCCGACGAACTCGTCGAGGACGTCGAGGGCATGGCCGCCACCCTGGCGTCGCTCGGCGTCAAGGTTCTGCGGCCCCTGGAGCCGGAGTCCGTGGACCGCGGGGTGACCACTCCGGCCTGGTCCGCACCGGTCACCCCGCCGCTGAACGTCCGGGACAACACCCTGATCGTCGGCGACGAAATCATCGAGACCCCGCCGATGCTGCGAGCCCGCTACTTCGAGACGAAGTTCCTGGCACCCGTCTTCCAGGACTACTTCCTCCAGGGCGCCCGCTGGACGACGATGCCGCGCCCCATGCTGACGGACAACTCCTTCGACCCTGGCAACATCGCCCACGCGGCACCGAACATCGAGGTCCCGCTGGAGCCGCGGCCCTCCCCGTACGATGTCGGTCTCGAAATGCTCATCGACGGCGCCAACGCCCTGCGGTTCGGCCGCGACCTGATCGTCAACGTCTCCAACGCCAACCACGCGCTGGCGGTTGACTGGCTGGAGCGCCACCTCAAGGGCCGCGTCCGGGTCCACCGCATGGAGAGACTCACACAGAGCCACATCGACAGCGTCATCGTCGCACTCCGCCCCGGCCTGCTCCTGCTGCGTTCGGAAGGCGTACGGGACTACCTGCCCGAGGCGCTGCGGAAGTGGGACACGATCATCGCGCCCACTCCGGCCCTGGAGGACTACCCGCAGTACGAGAACGGCGACCCGATCCCGCCCAGCCCGTACATCGACCTGAACCTGCTGTCCGTCGACGAGCAGACAGTCATGGTCAACGACGCGTGCAAGACGCTGATCAGGACGCTGGAAGCGCACAAGTTCGATGTCGTGCCCGTGCGCCATCGCCACCGCCGGCTCTTCGGCGGCGGCTTCCACTGCTTCACCCTCGACACGGTCCGCGCCGGAGGCGCCGAGGACTACCTGGGCTGA
- the dpgC gene encoding (3,5-dihydroxyphenyl)acetyl-CoA 1,2-dioxygenase DpgC, with amino-acid sequence MSASAMAGTAALPLGTPPVPGFSGRLEPDRAALAAHITETERLLALLRPRPLRTPAQQEAAERLLGGGRAARSAFLALHAEGVYDELTARRTRHLRLPELIRAAADEFPGLVPTDAQMAAENEYIQAEKDGREIDQAIFCGAILRSATAGRHLIEAMLRPTPRALELLSDYRAEGRVELSSVLVERRGRAGHVTFRNAHCLNAETNELIGDLETAVDLVLMDDATAVGVLRGGEVDHPRYEGRRVFSAGINLKDLRQGDISFVDFLMGRELGYINKMYRGLLSSPEAASWGERVQQKPWVGAVDAFAIGGGMQLLLVLDRVIAEEGAYFSLPAAEEGIVPGLGNLRLSRFTGARTARQVILGGRRIGTADPEFRLLCDEVVAPCDMADAVERAVTELAAPAVAANRHMLGLVEEPLDLYREYLAEFAVVQVARSYSEDVLAKVERRWQRSRGGS; translated from the coding sequence ATGAGTGCCTCCGCCATGGCCGGTACCGCCGCGCTGCCTCTCGGGACACCGCCTGTCCCCGGCTTCAGCGGACGCCTGGAGCCGGACCGCGCCGCACTCGCCGCCCATATCACCGAAACCGAGCGGCTGCTCGCCCTGCTCCGCCCCCGGCCTCTGCGCACACCTGCGCAGCAGGAGGCTGCCGAGCGGCTACTCGGCGGCGGCCGTGCGGCCCGGAGTGCCTTCCTCGCCCTGCACGCCGAGGGCGTGTACGACGAGCTCACCGCCCGGCGCACCCGTCATCTGCGGCTTCCGGAGCTGATCCGGGCCGCGGCGGACGAATTCCCCGGCCTCGTCCCCACCGACGCCCAGATGGCGGCGGAGAACGAGTACATCCAAGCGGAGAAGGACGGGCGGGAAATCGACCAGGCCATCTTCTGCGGCGCGATCCTGCGCTCGGCCACGGCCGGTCGTCACCTGATCGAGGCGATGCTCCGGCCGACACCCCGCGCGCTGGAGTTGCTGTCCGACTACCGCGCCGAAGGCCGCGTCGAGCTCTCCAGTGTCCTCGTCGAGCGCCGCGGCCGTGCCGGCCACGTCACCTTCCGCAACGCACACTGTCTCAACGCCGAGACGAACGAGCTGATCGGCGACCTGGAGACCGCTGTCGACCTCGTCCTCATGGACGACGCCACCGCGGTCGGGGTCCTGCGCGGAGGCGAGGTGGACCACCCCCGCTACGAGGGACGGCGGGTGTTCAGCGCCGGCATCAACCTCAAGGACCTACGCCAGGGCGACATCTCGTTCGTCGACTTCCTGATGGGCCGCGAACTCGGGTACATCAACAAGATGTACCGGGGCCTGCTCAGCAGCCCCGAGGCCGCGTCCTGGGGAGAACGCGTCCAGCAGAAACCCTGGGTGGGTGCCGTCGACGCCTTCGCCATCGGGGGCGGCATGCAGTTGCTGCTCGTCCTCGACCGGGTCATCGCCGAGGAGGGCGCCTACTTCAGCCTCCCGGCCGCAGAGGAGGGCATCGTGCCTGGCCTCGGCAATCTCCGGCTGTCCCGGTTCACCGGGGCAAGGACCGCGCGCCAGGTCATCCTGGGCGGGCGCCGGATCGGCACGGCCGACCCGGAGTTCCGGCTGCTGTGCGACGAGGTGGTCGCCCCGTGCGACATGGCCGACGCCGTCGAACGGGCCGTCACCGAGCTCGCCGCGCCGGCCGTGGCCGCAAACCGCCACATGCTGGGCCTCGTCGAGGAACCCCTCGACCTCTACAGGGAGTACCTCGCCGAGTTCGCGGTCGTGCAGGTTGCCCGCTCGTACAGCGAGGATGTGCTCGCCAAGGTGGAGCGCCGCTGGCAGCGGTCCCGGGGCGGGAGCTGA
- a CDS encoding ferredoxin, translated as MHLTIEPDACVGSGQCALAVPEIFDQDEEDGTVVLLDERPEPDLRDAVREAAGLCPVQAILTGTDDR; from the coding sequence ATGCACCTCACGATCGAACCTGACGCCTGTGTCGGTTCCGGGCAGTGCGCCCTCGCCGTACCCGAGATCTTCGACCAGGACGAGGAGGACGGCACGGTCGTACTCCTCGACGAACGTCCCGAACCCGACCTGCGCGACGCCGTACGGGAGGCCGCCGGGCTCTGCCCGGTCCAGGCGATCCTCACCGGTACTGACGACCGCTGA
- a CDS encoding helix-turn-helix domain-containing protein, with the protein MFGRRLRALRIAHGFSQVQLAGTEISPAYLSRLESGARPPTARVVTYLCEKLKVTPASFGTTAGSSLARALATVMTVGELPAMAAVLEEALLQEQEEDDDAVLRWQAQWALARCYQTQGKVTEELAVLHEMTALGDRTGLSELRARSRVRLARRLRASGDTAGARAHAEEGLALAETHDLPHSDVVEALLTLISIAAEEGHLAQARADADRVVGTLSDDSAELPLRLQAEALWTASIVCGRQGDHSAAVATMKRALAVLPGSEDPVLWMRMRLAAASMYLRLDPRDTSEARLRLDEAEAVTTLVGMPVHQTELLLLRCQLAFHEGRFDDARVLSDRLDASPEGLGSRDQLRLDVLRNQIEIIRGDHATAVADLERIAKEAQMSVNVELSAEVWRALAEALKLAEG; encoded by the coding sequence ATGTTCGGACGTCGACTCCGAGCGCTACGCATCGCGCATGGCTTCTCGCAGGTGCAACTGGCCGGAACAGAGATCTCTCCTGCATATCTGTCCCGGCTGGAATCAGGCGCCCGCCCTCCCACCGCGAGAGTGGTGACCTACCTCTGCGAGAAGCTCAAGGTGACGCCGGCCTCGTTCGGCACCACCGCGGGCAGTTCGCTGGCCCGGGCGCTCGCCACCGTCATGACGGTCGGCGAGCTTCCTGCCATGGCCGCCGTGCTGGAGGAAGCCCTCCTGCAGGAACAGGAGGAGGACGACGACGCCGTGCTGCGCTGGCAGGCGCAGTGGGCACTCGCACGCTGCTACCAGACGCAGGGGAAGGTCACGGAGGAACTCGCGGTCCTCCACGAGATGACCGCACTCGGCGACCGCACCGGCCTGTCCGAGCTGCGCGCCCGCTCCCGGGTCAGGCTCGCCAGGCGACTGCGTGCCTCGGGCGACACCGCCGGGGCACGCGCGCACGCGGAGGAGGGACTCGCCCTCGCCGAGACGCACGACCTGCCGCACAGCGACGTCGTGGAAGCGCTGCTCACCCTCATCTCCATCGCGGCCGAGGAGGGCCACCTCGCCCAGGCCCGGGCGGATGCCGACCGCGTGGTCGGCACCCTCTCGGACGACTCCGCCGAACTCCCGCTGCGCCTACAGGCCGAGGCGCTGTGGACGGCGTCGATCGTCTGCGGACGCCAGGGCGACCACTCGGCTGCCGTCGCGACGATGAAGCGCGCGCTGGCAGTCCTGCCCGGCAGTGAGGACCCGGTGCTGTGGATGCGCATGCGCCTCGCGGCCGCGTCCATGTACCTGCGTCTGGATCCCCGCGACACCTCTGAGGCCCGCCTCCGACTCGACGAGGCCGAGGCCGTCACCACGCTTGTCGGCATGCCCGTCCACCAGACAGAGCTGCTCCTTCTGCGGTGCCAGCTCGCGTTCCACGAAGGCCGGTTCGACGACGCCCGCGTGCTGAGCGATCGGCTCGACGCCAGCCCTGAAGGACTCGGCTCCCGCGACCAGCTGCGACTGGACGTGCTGCGCAACCAGATCGAGATCATCAGGGGCGACCACGCCACGGCCGTGGCCGACCTGGAGCGCATCGCGAAGGAAGCGCAGATGTCCGTCAACGTTGAGTTGTCCGCCGAGGTCTGGCGCGCCCTCGCCGAAGCCCTGAAGCTGGCCGAAGGCTGA